A window of Fodinibius salinus contains these coding sequences:
- a CDS encoding NAD-dependent malic enzyme, giving the protein MSDVQPSVSYSFTMRLYIKNKPGMLAKVLKEIAQQKGDPGAVDVVEVAGEYKVRDLTVSARDEDHSKSIVEAIKKIDGVKVRNVSDRVFLLHLGGKIHIQNKVPVDTRDSLSMAYTPGVGRVCQAIAENKEKVHNLTIKDNSVAIVSDGSAVLGLGNIGPEAAMPVMEGKAMLFKEFGKVDAYPICLDTQDVDEIVKAVKWMSPGYGGINLEDISAPRCFEVEDKLKKELDIPVFHDDQHGTAVVTLAATINALKVVDKEMSNLRVVIVGAGAAGVAITKILLEAGVKEILCCDSTGIINKDRLKNLNSSKAWLAQNTNQNNKTGSVTDAASDADLLVGVSGPGTVPKEAIEKMAEDPIVFAMANPEPEIRPEEIHSIARIIATGRSDYPNQINNVLAFPGIFRGALDARASDINEAMKNAAAHAIAECIDEEGLGEEYIIPSVFDNSVVNNVAKAVKDAAYESGVARRPEP; this is encoded by the coding sequence ATGAGTGACGTTCAACCTAGTGTCAGCTATAGTTTCACCATGCGTTTGTACATCAAAAACAAACCGGGCATGCTGGCCAAAGTTTTAAAAGAAATTGCACAACAAAAAGGCGATCCGGGGGCTGTTGATGTCGTAGAAGTTGCCGGAGAATATAAGGTACGGGACCTTACTGTTAGCGCCCGCGATGAAGATCATTCCAAATCAATTGTTGAGGCCATCAAAAAAATTGACGGCGTCAAGGTTCGGAATGTATCCGATCGTGTGTTCCTACTTCATCTCGGAGGTAAAATCCATATTCAAAACAAGGTTCCGGTGGACACACGGGACTCCCTATCTATGGCTTATACCCCTGGTGTGGGACGAGTTTGCCAAGCCATCGCCGAAAACAAGGAAAAGGTTCATAACCTTACCATAAAAGACAATTCGGTGGCTATCGTCAGTGACGGCTCGGCCGTTCTGGGGCTAGGAAACATCGGTCCCGAAGCTGCCATGCCTGTGATGGAAGGTAAAGCAATGTTATTCAAGGAATTCGGTAAAGTGGACGCCTATCCTATCTGCCTTGATACCCAGGATGTGGATGAAATTGTCAAGGCCGTAAAATGGATGTCGCCCGGTTATGGAGGGATTAACCTAGAAGATATCAGCGCTCCCCGTTGTTTTGAAGTCGAAGATAAACTAAAAAAGGAATTGGATATCCCCGTCTTTCATGACGATCAGCATGGGACGGCTGTTGTTACGCTGGCAGCGACCATTAATGCCCTTAAAGTTGTAGACAAAGAAATGTCCAATCTACGCGTAGTAATTGTGGGAGCTGGGGCTGCCGGAGTTGCTATCACCAAAATCCTGCTTGAAGCCGGAGTAAAAGAAATTCTATGCTGCGATAGCACGGGTATCATAAACAAAGATCGTCTGAAAAATCTGAATTCCAGCAAGGCATGGCTGGCACAGAATACCAATCAGAATAATAAAACAGGATCTGTAACAGATGCCGCTTCAGATGCCGATCTCCTCGTCGGCGTAAGTGGACCCGGAACAGTACCTAAAGAAGCCATTGAAAAAATGGCTGAGGATCCCATCGTATTTGCCATGGCCAATCCCGAACCTGAAATCAGGCCGGAAGAGATCCATTCTATTGCTCGAATTATTGCGACAGGAAGAAGTGATTATCCCAATCAAATTAATAATGTACTGGCATTTCCAGGAATTTTTCGCGGGGCTCTGGATGCCCGTGCCTCTGATATTAATGAAGCCATGAAAAATGCGGCAGCCCATGCTATTGCCGAATGTATTGATGAAGAGGGACTCGGAGAGGAATATATTATTCCAAGTGTGTTTGATAACAGTGTAGTTAATAATGTCGCAAAAGCCGTGAAAGATGCTGCTTACGAAAGTGGTGTTGCACGTCGGCCTGAGCCATAA
- a CDS encoding Rossmann-like and DUF2520 domain-containing protein has protein sequence MSLPDTTVIGTGRLGSALVRAFYDKDISIKSVFNRTVEKARGLSNKFEISIVSTFPSSVNELGKLVFLTVADQAIEDTAQQLAELGSDFSNHIIVHCSGNQSAEVLKPLKEKGAVIASFHPLQTFTGESAEGRLEGISFSLQGDNDAFNALKDVAQKLDAETLEVTPQQKSDLHAAAVLASNYLTALLDASVQTASLSGLSKIQAKKALMPLIQTAVQNIDEGSFEGALTGPIQRGDIGTVKQHLELLEGHSELVDLYITMGKRTVNLAERSGSLKETKANKLRKMFNNYG, from the coding sequence ATGTCACTGCCTGATACAACTGTGATAGGAACCGGTCGATTGGGTAGTGCATTGGTTCGTGCATTTTACGACAAGGACATTTCGATAAAAAGTGTATTTAATAGAACGGTCGAAAAAGCACGAGGTTTATCGAATAAATTTGAGATCAGTATCGTTTCTACATTTCCTTCTTCAGTAAATGAGCTCGGTAAGTTGGTTTTTCTTACGGTTGCCGATCAAGCCATTGAAGATACCGCCCAGCAGTTAGCGGAACTTGGAAGTGATTTCAGTAATCATATCATTGTACATTGTTCAGGAAATCAATCCGCTGAGGTATTGAAACCACTGAAAGAAAAAGGAGCAGTAATAGCGTCCTTTCATCCATTACAAACCTTTACTGGCGAATCAGCGGAAGGCCGATTGGAAGGAATATCTTTTAGTCTCCAGGGGGATAATGATGCCTTTAATGCGTTAAAAGATGTTGCCCAAAAGCTGGATGCTGAGACACTCGAAGTTACTCCCCAACAAAAATCTGATCTACATGCCGCGGCTGTGTTGGCCTCTAATTATTTGACAGCGCTGTTGGATGCTTCTGTTCAAACAGCCTCACTCAGTGGACTGTCTAAGATTCAAGCTAAGAAAGCACTGATGCCACTCATTCAAACAGCAGTTCAAAATATTGACGAAGGTTCTTTTGAGGGTGCGCTCACGGGACCTATTCAACGCGGTGATATAGGGACGGTAAAACAGCATCTTGAACTATTGGAAGGTCATTCTGAACTTGTTGATCTGTATATCACAATGGGGAAACGCACTGTAAACTTAGCCGAACGATCGGGATCTTTAAAGGAAACAAAGGCTAATAAACTGCGTAAAATGTTTAACAATTATGGATGA
- a CDS encoding alpha-ketoacid dehydrogenase subunit alpha/beta yields MIEPQKEITAQQARSLYKDLLLPRRIEERMLKLLRQNKISKWFSGMGQEAISVGVSSALHEEDYLLPMHRNLGLFTTRGVDLYRLFCQWLGKADGYTGGRDRSFHFGVPEKRIVGMISHLAATMPIADGLALSSNLRDNNFVACSFCGDGATSEGEFHEALNLAAVWELPVIFMIENNGYGLSTPTNEQYACDNLVDRAQGYGLEGMKIDGNDIFTVMDAVTTAKENALEGKPTLIEAKTFRMRGHEEASGTFYVPDEKFEKWAEKDPIDRMARWLKEKQFVSGDNELSTIQDEVDERFLPKLDRALEANEPVFDLQTETNRLFTSFDLPDSSPAEQSSEKRFVDAIQFSLQQAFEEDDDFIMMGQDIAEYGGVFKVTEGFIDQFGKDRIRNTPIIEAGALGCGIGLALEGFKPVVEMQFADFISCGFNQIINNISKAQYRWMPPLNLTIRAPHGAGVGAGPFHSQSPEGWFMQHPGLKIVVPSTVKDAQNLVYSALYDPNPVLIFEHKKLYRSIREVTPDSCTPEKIGRAKTYRQGSDASIITYGMGVHWAQEVADEYAKNGIEIEIIDLRCLAPLDLDTVKQSVAKTNKVLLLQEPSTTLGPMSELSSLITEKCFEHLDAPVLRCSSLDIPVPFSPKLEKHYLADARLKETLQRLLLY; encoded by the coding sequence ATGATCGAACCGCAAAAAGAAATTACTGCTCAACAGGCACGCTCATTATATAAAGACCTTCTGCTTCCCCGCCGTATTGAGGAGCGAATGCTCAAATTATTGCGTCAAAATAAAATAAGTAAATGGTTTTCCGGTATGGGACAGGAAGCCATCTCGGTAGGGGTATCTTCTGCTCTCCATGAGGAGGACTACCTGCTGCCCATGCACCGTAACCTGGGACTTTTTACAACCCGCGGCGTAGATTTGTACCGACTTTTTTGTCAGTGGCTGGGTAAAGCCGATGGCTATACGGGTGGACGAGATCGCTCATTTCACTTTGGGGTACCTGAAAAACGCATTGTGGGAATGATTTCCCATCTGGCTGCCACTATGCCCATTGCTGATGGACTAGCCTTATCCTCGAATCTGCGTGATAATAACTTTGTAGCCTGCAGTTTCTGTGGCGATGGGGCTACCAGTGAAGGTGAATTTCATGAAGCACTAAACCTTGCTGCCGTATGGGAATTGCCGGTCATTTTCATGATCGAAAACAACGGTTATGGCCTATCTACTCCTACTAACGAGCAATATGCCTGTGACAATTTAGTTGATCGTGCCCAAGGCTACGGTTTGGAAGGCATGAAAATTGACGGTAACGATATTTTTACGGTGATGGATGCGGTGACCACAGCTAAAGAGAATGCCCTTGAAGGCAAGCCTACGCTTATAGAAGCTAAAACTTTTCGGATGCGCGGCCATGAAGAGGCTTCAGGAACTTTCTATGTCCCCGATGAAAAGTTCGAAAAATGGGCTGAAAAAGATCCCATCGACCGGATGGCCCGATGGCTCAAAGAAAAACAGTTTGTGTCCGGGGATAATGAATTAAGTACTATCCAAGACGAGGTTGATGAACGTTTTCTGCCCAAACTCGACCGTGCTCTAGAAGCCAATGAGCCCGTTTTTGATCTACAAACTGAAACTAATCGCTTATTTACTTCTTTTGATTTACCCGATTCCTCTCCCGCTGAACAATCATCTGAAAAACGTTTTGTAGATGCCATTCAATTTTCGCTACAGCAGGCATTTGAGGAAGATGATGACTTTATCATGATGGGGCAGGATATCGCAGAATACGGCGGTGTATTTAAGGTCACTGAAGGATTTATAGATCAATTTGGTAAAGATCGCATCCGCAATACCCCCATCATTGAAGCAGGCGCGCTGGGCTGCGGTATCGGTTTGGCTTTAGAAGGATTTAAACCGGTGGTGGAAATGCAGTTTGCCGATTTTATCTCCTGCGGATTTAACCAGATCATCAACAACATTTCGAAAGCGCAATACCGCTGGATGCCGCCGCTAAATCTTACAATTCGGGCTCCCCATGGCGCAGGCGTTGGCGCTGGCCCATTTCATTCACAATCCCCCGAAGGTTGGTTTATGCAACATCCGGGACTCAAAATTGTGGTTCCCTCCACGGTAAAAGATGCACAGAACCTAGTATACAGTGCCCTGTATGATCCCAATCCCGTGCTTATCTTTGAGCATAAAAAACTGTATAGAAGTATTCGTGAGGTAACGCCCGACTCGTGTACACCCGAAAAAATTGGAAGGGCGAAAACCTACCGTCAGGGTTCTGATGCTTCTATTATCACTTATGGAATGGGGGTTCACTGGGCGCAGGAAGTTGCAGATGAATATGCAAAGAATGGAATAGAAATTGAGATTATAGATTTGCGCTGTCTGGCACCACTTGATCTTGATACGGTTAAACAATCAGTGGCTAAAACTAATAAGGTACTGCTCTTGCAAGAGCCTTCTACAACGCTTGGACCCATGAGCGAGCTTTCCTCCCTCATCACTGAAAAATGCTTTGAGCATCTCGATGCGCCCGTATTGCGTTGCTCATCGCTGGATATTCCGGTGCCGTTTAGTCCTAAGCTGGAGAAGCACTACCTGGCCGATGCGCGGCTGAAGGAAACGTTACAACGATTATTATTGTATTAG
- a CDS encoding SDR family NAD(P)-dependent oxidoreductase, translating to MTSDHKHSVIITGASRGIGRRIAQAFARETDYALVLVARTKSDLKDTKTLCGNIGDNEITILPLDASDPKSTKSITLPDEFPTPKIIINNAGSYLLKTLEKTSHQEFNEQIQANLFSAVNMTNCFLDDLKQKSHSFIINICSVGATEGLKDSGAYSASKHALLGYTRSLRQELMETKVGVTAINLGQTQSTSWEGSLIDRDLLIDPDDVAKIILNLILLSPRTVVEEILVKPQHGRVPPM from the coding sequence GTGACTTCAGATCATAAACATTCCGTTATCATTACCGGAGCCAGCCGTGGCATCGGGAGACGTATTGCCCAGGCATTTGCACGTGAGACTGATTACGCACTTGTCTTGGTGGCACGTACTAAATCTGATTTAAAAGACACCAAAACGCTCTGTGGTAACATTGGGGATAATGAAATTACTATACTGCCGCTTGATGCCTCGGACCCGAAATCCACAAAAAGCATTACGTTGCCCGATGAATTTCCCACCCCCAAAATTATTATTAACAATGCGGGCTCTTACTTGCTTAAGACATTGGAAAAGACCAGCCATCAAGAATTTAACGAGCAGATTCAGGCAAACCTTTTTTCAGCAGTTAATATGACCAATTGTTTTTTGGATGATTTGAAACAAAAGTCTCATTCATTCATTATCAATATCTGTTCGGTTGGGGCAACAGAGGGACTTAAAGACAGCGGGGCATATTCCGCTTCCAAACATGCACTGCTGGGATATACGCGTTCACTGCGTCAAGAACTGATGGAAACGAAAGTTGGTGTTACAGCCATCAACTTGGGACAAACACAATCGACCTCCTGGGAAGGCTCACTCATTGATCGTGATCTGTTGATCGATCCCGATGATGTAGCCAAGATTATTTTAAATTTAATTCTTTTATCACCGCGGACGGTCGTGGAGGAAATCTTAGTCAAACCTCAACACGGGCGCGTTCCGCCGATGTAA
- a CDS encoding redoxin domain-containing protein, with protein sequence MKKYLLLVIPVLLAVCLYAFLPVEEKVKKDELALGDSAPLTDVEVQDVSGETLTLQEVAKENGLLVNFSCNTCPWVAKWEDRYNPIANIAEKRDIGVVALNPNASYRDKGESMQDMQQRAQKSEYQFYYALDKNAKIAQAFGASHTPHIFLFNGDMELVYKGAIDDNAASAEQVEQPYLKNAIKDLAAGKEIDPKATKSLGCTIKWPR encoded by the coding sequence ATGAAGAAATATCTACTACTAGTTATTCCTGTTTTATTAGCTGTATGCCTGTATGCTTTTTTACCTGTTGAAGAAAAGGTAAAGAAGGATGAGCTGGCTCTTGGAGATTCAGCTCCCCTTACCGATGTTGAGGTTCAAGATGTTTCGGGAGAAACCTTGACTCTGCAAGAGGTGGCTAAAGAAAATGGATTGTTGGTAAACTTTTCTTGCAATACCTGTCCCTGGGTAGCCAAGTGGGAAGATCGGTATAATCCTATTGCAAATATTGCAGAAAAACGTGACATAGGTGTTGTGGCTTTGAATCCCAATGCGTCGTATCGCGATAAGGGAGAGTCAATGCAAGATATGCAGCAGCGGGCGCAGAAAAGCGAATACCAGTTTTATTATGCACTGGATAAAAATGCGAAGATTGCCCAAGCTTTCGGGGCTAGTCATACACCACATATCTTTTTGTTTAACGGAGATATGGAGTTGGTTTATAAAGGAGCTATAGATGATAATGCAGCTTCGGCCGAACAAGTAGAACAGCCGTATCTTAAAAATGCAATCAAGGATTTGGCAGCAGGTAAAGAAATTGATCCTAAAGCTACAAAATCACTGGGCTGCACCATCAAATGGCCCAGATAG
- a CDS encoding 7-carboxy-7-deazaguanine synthase QueE: MLEKNKMDNLIDEDEMKGVKYPLVEDFYTIQGEGAHSGRPAYFIRTAGCDVNCWWCDVKESWDEEKHSKKSVADIVQGAKDSGAKFAVITGGEPLLHDLGPLTYQLKQAGMDVHIETSGSSPVSGYLDWITLSPKRFKEPTDDIFRYVDELKVVVLTNKDLEWAEKNAAKCPDSTQLLLQPEWEKEGAVELIIDYVKSNPEWGISLQTHKFMGVE, translated from the coding sequence ATGCTTGAAAAGAACAAAATGGATAACCTCATCGACGAAGATGAGATGAAGGGGGTAAAATACCCGCTGGTAGAGGATTTTTATACCATACAGGGGGAGGGAGCTCACAGTGGGCGTCCGGCGTATTTTATTCGTACAGCGGGTTGCGATGTCAATTGCTGGTGGTGCGATGTGAAAGAAAGCTGGGACGAGGAAAAGCATTCCAAGAAGTCAGTTGCTGATATTGTGCAGGGAGCAAAAGACAGCGGAGCAAAATTTGCGGTCATTACCGGTGGAGAGCCACTGTTACATGACTTGGGCCCGTTGACTTATCAGCTTAAACAAGCTGGCATGGATGTGCATATTGAAACCAGCGGGTCATCACCAGTTTCCGGCTATCTGGATTGGATTACGCTTTCCCCAAAACGATTTAAAGAGCCCACTGATGATATTTTTCGATATGTAGATGAGCTTAAAGTTGTAGTGCTCACAAACAAAGATCTGGAATGGGCCGAAAAAAATGCAGCTAAATGTCCTGACAGCACGCAATTACTGCTGCAGCCTGAGTGGGAAAAAGAAGGAGCAGTAGAACTCATCATTGATTACGTCAAGAGCAATCCTGAGTGGGGGATAAGCTTGCAAACGCATAAATTTATGGGCGTAGAGTAG
- a CDS encoding TlpA family protein disulfide reductase, which yields MISNKTIFGTFILTVLILLTGFADQNAGITINDPLLKDVTADELQQIVDSYQGKKAVLVNVWATWCGPCVEEFPHIVELQRNYPEQLKVIFISADFKENRSKALSFLKEQNVDWTTYFKTGKDQPFIEALSSKWSGALPFSKVVDKEGNVVASWEQSAEYSTFEKHVKTAIK from the coding sequence ATGATATCCAACAAAACAATTTTTGGTACTTTTATATTAACAGTGCTAATTTTGCTAACGGGTTTTGCAGATCAAAATGCAGGTATTACAATCAATGATCCGCTCCTTAAAGATGTAACAGCTGATGAATTGCAACAAATTGTTGATTCTTATCAGGGCAAAAAAGCGGTACTTGTCAATGTTTGGGCTACTTGGTGTGGTCCATGCGTCGAAGAATTCCCCCATATTGTAGAATTACAGCGTAACTATCCCGAACAGTTGAAGGTGATCTTTATTTCGGCAGATTTTAAGGAAAACCGATCAAAAGCTTTATCTTTTTTAAAGGAACAAAACGTAGATTGGACGACTTATTTTAAAACGGGGAAAGATCAGCCGTTTATTGAGGCGTTGTCCTCTAAATGGAGCGGCGCACTGCCGTTTAGTAAAGTAGTTGACAAAGAGGGCAATGTAGTTGCCAGCTGGGAGCAAAGTGCTGAATATTCGACTTTTGAAAAACACGTTAAAACTGCAATAAAATAA
- the lysS gene encoding lysine--tRNA ligase, whose translation MSNTESSASEQHEIRLEKLQELRDLGYQPYPHNFEVTHHSKYILDHPKLIKEDDQDEEDVEQVSVAGRVMTRRIMGGSTFFNLQDSEGEIQVYIRRDDVGEEEYNTVFKKLTDIGDFVGIKGHVFKTGTGETTVYAKEFHMLSKTLRPIPVPKEVEEDGETKVYDAFSDKEQRYRQRYLDLVVNPEVRNTFQQRSEMVQAMRNYMNDEGYLEVETPILQPVYGGASAEPFVTHHNALDMKLYLRIANELYLKRLIVGGYDGVYEFSKDFRNEGLSRFHNPEFTQVELYVAYKDYNWMMEFVEQLIEHVAKELHGSTEVEVGENTIDFASPWPRIPMFEAIEDETGKDLYGKDIDELKEAAQDLDIELEDSFGKGKIIDEIFGEYVEPNLIQPTFITDYPIEMSPLAKKHREKEGLVERFECICNGKEIANAFSELNDPVDQRERFEEQARLRADGNEEAMTIDEDFLQALEYGMPPTAGLGIGIDRLAMIMTNSDSIRDVLFFPQMKPEK comes from the coding sequence ATGAGCAACACTGAATCCTCGGCAAGTGAGCAACATGAAATACGTCTCGAAAAGTTACAGGAACTTCGTGATTTAGGATATCAACCCTATCCGCATAATTTTGAAGTAACTCATCACAGTAAATATATACTCGATCATCCGAAACTTATTAAAGAAGATGATCAGGATGAAGAGGACGTTGAGCAAGTGTCGGTAGCAGGACGCGTGATGACACGGCGAATCATGGGTGGATCTACATTCTTTAACCTGCAGGATTCAGAAGGAGAAATACAGGTATATATTCGCCGTGACGATGTAGGAGAGGAAGAATATAACACGGTCTTTAAGAAACTTACTGACATCGGCGACTTCGTGGGTATTAAGGGGCATGTGTTTAAAACAGGAACCGGCGAAACGACGGTATATGCCAAAGAGTTTCATATGCTCAGCAAGACCTTGCGCCCTATTCCCGTTCCCAAAGAGGTAGAAGAAGACGGCGAAACCAAAGTCTATGATGCATTTTCAGATAAGGAACAACGTTATCGGCAACGGTATTTGGATCTTGTCGTTAATCCCGAGGTGCGCAATACTTTTCAGCAACGCAGTGAAATGGTACAAGCCATGCGCAACTATATGAACGATGAAGGGTATCTTGAGGTTGAAACACCCATTCTGCAACCGGTATATGGTGGTGCTTCGGCCGAGCCTTTTGTTACTCACCATAATGCGCTGGATATGAAACTGTATCTGCGTATCGCCAACGAACTTTATCTCAAACGACTTATCGTTGGCGGATATGACGGCGTCTATGAGTTTTCTAAGGATTTTCGAAATGAGGGGCTCTCCCGTTTCCATAATCCGGAGTTTACCCAGGTTGAGCTATACGTAGCGTATAAGGATTACAACTGGATGATGGAATTTGTGGAACAACTAATCGAACATGTAGCCAAAGAACTACATGGATCGACGGAAGTAGAAGTCGGCGAAAATACTATTGATTTTGCAAGTCCCTGGCCGCGTATTCCTATGTTCGAAGCTATTGAAGACGAAACAGGTAAAGACTTATATGGCAAAGATATTGATGAACTCAAAGAGGCCGCCCAAGATTTAGATATTGAGCTGGAAGACAGTTTCGGCAAGGGTAAAATTATTGATGAAATTTTTGGTGAGTATGTCGAACCAAACCTTATCCAACCTACATTTATCACGGACTATCCCATTGAAATGAGTCCACTAGCCAAGAAACACCGCGAGAAAGAAGGACTTGTTGAACGGTTTGAGTGTATCTGCAACGGCAAAGAAATTGCCAATGCCTTTTCGGAGCTTAATGATCCGGTTGATCAGCGCGAGCGCTTTGAAGAACAGGCACGCCTGCGAGCTGATGGCAATGAAGAAGCAATGACTATTGATGAGGACTTTCTGCAGGCGCTGGAGTACGGCATGCCTCCTACGGCCGGACTCGGTATCGGCATTGACCGACTGGCGATGATTATGACTAACTCGGATTCTATTCGGGATGTACTGTTCTTCCCTCAAATGAAACCGGAAAAATAG
- a CDS encoding MGMT family protein, which produces MDDYYERVYEVVKQIPAGCVTTYGAIAQYLGIKSGARMVGYALNKVAETEIPAHRVVNRNGELTGKAYFPGDTMRERLQQEQVTFIDDFQVDIEAHLWNPNEELN; this is translated from the coding sequence ATGGATGATTATTACGAGCGGGTGTATGAAGTAGTTAAGCAGATTCCGGCAGGATGCGTTACTACCTATGGGGCTATTGCGCAATATTTAGGGATCAAATCTGGTGCTCGAATGGTTGGGTATGCTCTCAACAAGGTGGCGGAAACGGAAATCCCTGCTCACCGTGTTGTAAATAGGAATGGAGAACTAACGGGTAAAGCCTATTTTCCTGGTGATACTATGCGAGAACGTTTACAACAGGAGCAAGTAACGTTTATAGATGATTTTCAGGTTGATATTGAAGCCCATTTATGGAATCCTAATGAGGAATTGAATTAA
- the amrB gene encoding AmmeMemoRadiSam system protein B: MNITSYKPADIQRGIVEAKKKSADSKEHVRLLFAPERIDDDNFEDACAIYSRVEMSTIDTVVVVESHDEKLDKKLPMASNMRFETPVGSVPVDDYMRNEFCDEDDDFFIHDEAFDKDISLFQQLMFLQTLSDDFKALSVQIADPSPAIVKELAYVLEEVLASRNALIVFCCELDNNYKQEFQKVMELLNDDNQSGLMNYLNSGESKIKGVTSFIAGIIVADKWQVDLSFLSNNDESNTGSLLTAYSNRQTVRY, encoded by the coding sequence ATGAATATTACTTCTTATAAGCCCGCAGATATCCAGCGGGGGATTGTTGAAGCCAAGAAAAAAAGTGCAGATTCCAAAGAGCATGTACGGTTACTTTTTGCTCCCGAACGCATCGACGATGACAACTTTGAAGATGCCTGTGCCATTTACAGCCGTGTTGAAATGTCAACTATTGATACCGTGGTTGTAGTAGAGTCGCACGATGAGAAGTTAGACAAAAAGTTGCCGATGGCATCAAATATGCGTTTCGAGACGCCGGTTGGCAGCGTGCCCGTTGATGACTATATGCGCAACGAATTTTGTGATGAAGATGATGACTTTTTTATTCATGATGAAGCCTTTGATAAAGATATTAGCTTATTTCAGCAGCTGATGTTCTTACAGACTCTTTCGGATGATTTTAAAGCACTTAGCGTCCAGATTGCGGATCCCAGTCCCGCCATTGTAAAAGAGTTGGCCTATGTGCTCGAAGAGGTGCTGGCCTCCCGCAATGCACTGATTGTCTTTTGCTGTGAGCTGGACAACAACTACAAGCAAGAGTTCCAAAAGGTTATGGAATTACTTAATGATGATAATCAATCTGGACTAATGAACTATTTGAATAGCGGAGAGTCTAAGATTAAAGGAGTCACGTCTTTTATTGCCGGTATCATTGTCGCTGATAAATGGCAGGTGGATCTTAGTTTTTTGAGTAATAATGATGAGAGTAATACCGGAAGCCTGCTTACTGCCTATAGCAACCGACAAACGGTCCGATATTAA
- a CDS encoding 6-pyruvoyl trahydropterin synthase family protein has translation MPKWILNTKFKFDAAHLIEGYEGKCGRMHGHSYKVHVEAKSNTLHPSKYLDTDDMVCDFRELKWASKGSEKGGLDHAVLNDELPVNPTAERIAEFIYKETNRRIPDDVSLKITVWETESCWVEYTEDDV, from the coding sequence ATGCCTAAGTGGATACTCAATACCAAGTTTAAGTTTGATGCTGCTCATCTGATTGAAGGATATGAGGGCAAGTGCGGACGTATGCACGGACATTCTTATAAGGTTCATGTTGAAGCAAAATCCAATACATTACATCCATCCAAGTATCTTGATACCGATGATATGGTGTGCGATTTTCGCGAGCTTAAGTGGGCGTCAAAAGGGTCCGAAAAAGGAGGGCTGGATCACGCAGTGCTCAACGATGAGTTACCCGTAAATCCAACTGCAGAACGCATTGCTGAGTTTATCTATAAAGAAACCAACCGGCGTATTCCCGATGATGTGTCACTGAAAATTACGGTTTGGGAGACAGAAAGCTGTTGGGTAGAATATACCGAAGACGATGTTTAA
- a CDS encoding 4'-phosphopantetheinyl transferase family protein produces the protein MNDISSHIQQFLSFKGCFAWTTITELSTEDLEQLSGYEREELKEQTNVRRQREFVTSRLLLKKMAHQSLPVQDDIQIRKDELGQPFAVCGDEQYFVSIAHTRQHVFCGITVSKPIGIDLEPVERKVPSKLSKRISHPNESQAINEIPTVQLWTIKEAYIKLRGEGLRMNMNEVCIQPSGAHFEAQLNNDKRAKICSFQSENNWVAVAHYQ, from the coding sequence ATGAATGATATTTCTTCTCATATACAGCAATTTTTATCGTTTAAGGGTTGTTTTGCATGGACAACTATTACAGAGCTTTCAACCGAAGATCTGGAACAGCTTTCAGGATATGAACGTGAAGAATTGAAAGAACAAACGAATGTGAGGCGGCAGCGTGAGTTTGTTACGTCCAGACTGCTGCTTAAAAAGATGGCACATCAATCACTGCCCGTGCAGGATGATATACAGATCAGGAAAGATGAACTCGGCCAGCCATTCGCTGTATGTGGGGACGAACAATATTTTGTAAGTATTGCTCATACGCGGCAGCATGTATTTTGTGGCATAACGGTATCAAAACCGATAGGTATTGATTTAGAACCCGTAGAACGAAAAGTCCCGTCAAAACTAAGTAAAAGAATATCTCATCCCAATGAATCACAGGCAATTAACGAGATACCAACGGTACAATTGTGGACTATTAAAGAAGCTTATATCAAGTTGCGGGGAGAAGGACTGCGGATGAATATGAATGAGGTTTGTATTCAGCCCAGCGGTGCTCATTTTGAAGCGCAATTAAATAATGACAAAAGGGCTAAAATTTGTAGTTTCCAATCAGAAAATAATTGGGTGGCCGTTGCGCACTACCAGTAA